The sequence GACTCCTAAAGAATTCTTGACTTTAAAAAATATTGTAGTTAACTCTAAAGCTCATAGCAAGGAATTTGTTTAGGAGGTTAAATTATGAAAAGGTCTGCAAAAGTAGAAAGAAAGACTAGCGAAACAGATATATCAATTTCATTAAAATTAGACGGAGCCGGGGCAAGCAGTATATCCACTACTATTCCTTTCATTGACCATATGCTGTCTCTGATGGCAAGGCACGGACTTTTTGACCTGAAAATTAAAGCAAAAGGAGACACGGATATAGATTGTCATCACACGGTTGAAGATATCGGAATATGCCTTGGTGAAGCATTTAAAAAGGCACTTGGAGACATGAAAGGGATAAGCAGGTATGGGAGCCAGAACCTCCCAATGGATGAAACCCTTGTTTCTGCCGCAGTAGATATCAGCGGAAGACCATATCTTGTTTATAATGTTAAATTCCCGAGAAAGGGATTAAGAGATTTCGACATAAGCCTATTCAAGGAGTTTTTCCAGGCTTTTTCTTCAACAAGCAGAATCACTTTGCACATAAATTTAGTCTATGGAAATAATGCTCATCATATTTGCGAAGCAGTTTTTAAAGCCTTCGGAAGGTCTCTCAGGCAGGCTGTTTCAATTGACCCGAGAATCAGGGGAGTGCTGTCAACAAAAGGGAAAATTTGAATGATTGCAATTGTTGATTATGGAATGGGCAATTTAAGGAGTGTTCAGAAAGCCTTTGAAAAATTAAAATTTGATGCTCTGATAACAAGAGAGCAGAAAGAAATAGAAAACGCAAAAGCTATTGTTCTTCCCGGTGTTGGGGCATTCAAGGACTGCATGGATAATCTTGAAAATCTCAAGCTCGTTGCGCCAATTGTTGATGGCATAAAAAAGGGAAAGCCATTTCTTGGAATATGCCTTGGATTGCAGCTTCTATTTTCTGAGAGCGAGGAGTTTGGCTTGCACAGGGGGCTTGATATAATAAAAGGAAGGGTCAAGAGGTTCCCACCTGATTTATCTGACCTTGAAGGGGATAGAGGAAAGCTTAAAATTCCTCACATGGGCTGGAACAGGATAAAAATCATAAAGAAAGCACCAATTTATGAAGGGATAGATGATGAGTCTTACTTTTATTTTGTTCACTCATATTATGTAATTCCTGAGGATAAAGGATTTGCAGCCACTGAAACGTCGTATGGGATAAACTTTGTCTCGAGCATATGGAAGGATAATATTTTTGCCACCCAGTTCCACCCTGAAAAAAGCCAGAAGGCGGGGCTAAAGGTTCTGGAGAATTTCGGGAGGCTGGTTGAAAAAAGTTAAAGTGTCATTGCCTGCCTACCGCAGGCAGGAGCGACGAAGCAATCTCATTTTTTAGCTTTCAGTATTCAGTTGTCAGCTATCAGCGTTTACTGAGATTGCGGAGTTTATCCCGAGCGAGATTGCTTCAGGGCTAAAGACTTCGGCGTGAGCTAAGTCGAACGCCCTTCGCAATGACAGCGAGGGACCTGCTCGCAATGACAGTACAATGAAACATATTAATCATTGGAATAGTGAAATGTTAATAATTCCTGCAATAGATTTGAAGGGCGGGAGATGTGTAAGGCTCATTCAGGGAAATATGGATGAGGAGACTGTTTTTTCTGATTCACCAATTAAGGTTGCGAAAAAGTGGGAAGGGCTCGGGGCAAAAATTATCCATGTGGTTGACCTTGACGGAGCAGTTTCAGGAGAGCCAAGAAACAGGGAGCTTGTTGCTGAAATAGCAAAATCGGTTTCCATCCCTGTGCAGATTGGAGGAGGAATCAGGGATTTTAAAACTGCACAAGCATATTTTCGTGACGGGATAGCGCGGGTTATTTTAGGTACAGTTGCTTATGATAACACAAATCTTGTTAGTGAACTTTGCAAAAGCTATCCGGGGAAAATAATAGTTGGCATAGATGCAAGGAATGGAATGGTGGCAATTAAGGGATGGGTTGAAGTGACTGAGAAAAGAGCAATAGAACTTGCAAAAAAATATGAAAGTCTTGGTGTTTCAGGGATAATCTATACAGATATTTCCAAAGATGGAATGATGACAGGACCAAATATTGAGGCAATAAAAGAATTTGCCTCCTCAGTCAACATCCCTGTTACCGCTTCCGGGGGGGTTTCAAACCTTGATGATTTAAGAAAGATAGCAAAGATTGCCCATTACGGAATCGAGGGAGTAATTGTTGGAAAAGCCCTTTATACTGGCGCAATAGATTTGATGGAAGCGATTAGAGAAGTGAATAGTTGATAATGCAAGAGGAAGGCAATGTCTTGCCTATTTAAGAGTCAAGATAAATCCCTCCATCCCCCCTTTACCTGTCTGCCGTCAGGCAGGGAAAAGGGGGGCAAGGTGGGATTTGACTAAAAGATAGAAGAGGTAATATGCTTGCAAAAAGAATCATACCCTGCCTTGATGTGAAGGAGGGAAGGGTTGTCAAGGGAGTAAAATTTAAAAACCTGAAAGATGCAGGAGACCCTGCTGAAGTTGCAAGGATATATGATGAGCAGGGCGCGGATGAGCTTACATTTCTTGATATTACTGCATCTTATGAAAAGAGAAAAATAATCATTGATGTGGTGAATAAAACTGCTGAGAAGGTTTTTATGCCTCTTACTGTTGGGGGCGGGATAAGAACTTTGGAAGATATAAGGGATCTTCTTAATGCTGG is a genomic window of Candidatus Schekmanbacteria bacterium RIFCSPLOWO2_02_FULL_38_14 containing:
- the hisB gene encoding imidazoleglycerol-phosphate dehydratase (catalyzes the dehydration of D-erythro-1-(imidazol-4-yl)glycerol 3-phosphate to 3-(imidazol-4-yl)-2-oxopropyl phosphate in histidine biosynthesis), whose amino-acid sequence is MKRSAKVERKTSETDISISLKLDGAGASSISTTIPFIDHMLSLMARHGLFDLKIKAKGDTDIDCHHTVEDIGICLGEAFKKALGDMKGISRYGSQNLPMDETLVSAAVDISGRPYLVYNVKFPRKGLRDFDISLFKEFFQAFSSTSRITLHINLVYGNNAHHICEAVFKAFGRSLRQAVSIDPRIRGVLSTKGKI
- a CDS encoding imidazole glycerol phosphate synthase, glutamine amidotransferase subunit, producing MIAIVDYGMGNLRSVQKAFEKLKFDALITREQKEIENAKAIVLPGVGAFKDCMDNLENLKLVAPIVDGIKKGKPFLGICLGLQLLFSESEEFGLHRGLDIIKGRVKRFPPDLSDLEGDRGKLKIPHMGWNRIKIIKKAPIYEGIDDESYFYFVHSYYVIPEDKGFAATETSYGINFVSSIWKDNIFATQFHPEKSQKAGLKVLENFGRLVEKS
- a CDS encoding 1-(5-phosphoribosyl)-5-[(5-phosphoribosylamino)methylideneamino]imidazole-4-carboxamide isomerase, with the protein product MLIIPAIDLKGGRCVRLIQGNMDEETVFSDSPIKVAKKWEGLGAKIIHVVDLDGAVSGEPRNRELVAEIAKSVSIPVQIGGGIRDFKTAQAYFRDGIARVILGTVAYDNTNLVSELCKSYPGKIIVGIDARNGMVAIKGWVEVTEKRAIELAKKYESLGVSGIIYTDISKDGMMTGPNIEAIKEFASSVNIPVTASGGVSNLDDLRKIAKIAHYGIEGVIVGKALYTGAIDLMEAIREVNS